A DNA window from Luteolibacter luteus contains the following coding sequences:
- the queG gene encoding tRNA epoxyqueuosine(34) reductase QueG, whose amino-acid sequence MQPADAIKALAREVGFDDCRIAAAAEAEHADSFREWIAEGCHGEMAWMERTPERRCDPREVLQGCRAVVTLAMNYYPGSNPADGYRIARYAWNDDYHDIIEKMLRRMDEGMQALGGTQRFYVDTGPVLERDHASAAGLGWNGKSTVQIHRHLGTWFFLAELLTTLELPADQPFGDHCGKCTRCINACPTKAITAPHRVDARRCISYLTIEHKGPIPEEFREAIGDRLYGCDECLEVCPWNKFAQLSRESRFHAREAVFKMKTRDFLALTDEEFRALFSKSPIKRIKRPRFLRNACVVLGNTGTAEDLPALEKATEDPDPLVVEHAQWAIAKIKGRLPGRVA is encoded by the coding sequence ATGCAACCCGCCGACGCCATCAAAGCCCTCGCACGCGAGGTCGGCTTCGATGACTGCCGCATTGCCGCGGCGGCGGAGGCCGAGCACGCGGATTCCTTCCGCGAATGGATCGCGGAGGGTTGTCATGGGGAGATGGCCTGGATGGAGCGCACGCCGGAGCGCCGCTGCGATCCGCGCGAGGTGCTTCAGGGGTGCCGCGCCGTCGTGACGCTGGCGATGAACTACTATCCGGGTAGTAATCCCGCCGACGGCTACCGGATCGCCCGCTACGCGTGGAATGACGATTACCACGACATCATCGAGAAGATGCTCCGCCGCATGGATGAGGGGATGCAGGCCCTTGGCGGAACCCAGCGTTTCTATGTCGATACCGGACCGGTGCTGGAGCGGGATCATGCCAGTGCTGCCGGCCTTGGCTGGAATGGCAAATCGACCGTGCAGATCCACCGCCACCTCGGCACCTGGTTCTTTCTCGCCGAGTTGCTCACCACCCTTGAGCTGCCTGCGGACCAACCCTTCGGCGATCATTGCGGCAAATGCACCCGCTGTATCAATGCCTGCCCGACGAAGGCAATTACCGCGCCGCATCGCGTCGATGCCCGGCGCTGCATTTCATACCTCACCATCGAGCACAAGGGACCTATCCCGGAGGAATTCCGCGAAGCGATCGGTGACCGCCTCTACGGCTGCGACGAATGCCTCGAGGTCTGCCCTTGGAACAAGTTCGCCCAGCTTTCCCGCGAGTCGCGTTTTCATGCTCGTGAAGCGGTCTTCAAGATGAAGACCCGCGATTTCCTCGCACTAACGGACGAGGAGTTCCGTGCTCTTTTTTCGAAGTCACCGATCAAACGCATCAAGCGCCCGCGCTTCCTGCGCAATGCCTGCGTTGTCCTCGGGAATACCGGAACAGCGGAGGACCTGCCTGCTTTGGAAAAAGCTACCGAAGATCCGGACCCTCTGGTGGTTGAGCATGCCCAGTGGGCAATCGCGAAGATCAAGGGACGCCTTCCTGGCCGAGTGGCTTGA
- a CDS encoding endonuclease/exonuclease/phosphatase family protein has protein sequence MKFRNAARLLACLSCVTAASATIVGSYNIRYDNPGDEKAGNGWKQRAPVIASLIRFHDFDVLGTQEGFHHQMEDLCREMPEYGCSMHGRDDGKEKGEHIGIFFKRDKYELQEDGFFWLSEHPDQAGPGWDASLPRICGWAKLLRKADQKTFYVFSLHLDHRGPISRKEGIALVLRKIDEMAKDAPVYLMGDFNTDQNSESYKEIEDSPHFADTYNTATVRFALNGTPNKFDPDAKTENRIDHIFVREGVPVRRYGVLTDSYRIPKNPAPEESKSGNFPKEVTFQDFESRLPSDHFPVLAEVMD, from the coding sequence ATGAAATTCCGGAACGCAGCACGCCTGCTCGCCTGCCTCTCCTGTGTCACGGCGGCCTCCGCCACGATCGTCGGGTCCTACAATATCCGCTACGACAATCCGGGAGACGAAAAGGCAGGAAACGGCTGGAAGCAGCGCGCTCCGGTCATCGCCTCCCTGATCCGCTTCCACGATTTCGACGTGCTGGGGACACAGGAAGGGTTTCATCACCAGATGGAGGATCTGTGCCGTGAAATGCCGGAATACGGCTGTTCCATGCACGGCCGGGATGACGGGAAGGAAAAGGGCGAGCATATCGGGATCTTCTTCAAAAGAGACAAATACGAGCTTCAGGAGGATGGCTTCTTCTGGCTCTCCGAACATCCCGATCAAGCGGGCCCCGGCTGGGATGCCTCGCTGCCGCGGATCTGCGGCTGGGCAAAACTCCTTAGGAAGGCGGACCAGAAGACCTTCTACGTTTTCAGCCTGCATCTGGATCACCGCGGCCCGATCTCGCGAAAGGAAGGAATCGCCCTCGTGCTGCGAAAGATCGACGAGATGGCCAAGGACGCCCCGGTTTACCTGATGGGAGACTTCAACACCGACCAGAACAGCGAGAGCTACAAGGAGATCGAGGATTCACCGCATTTCGCCGACACCTACAACACGGCCACGGTACGCTTCGCCCTGAACGGCACGCCGAACAAGTTCGATCCTGACGCGAAGACCGAGAACCGGATCGATCACATCTTCGTCCGCGAGGGCGTGCCGGTGCGGCGCTATGGGGTGCTGACGGACTCCTACCGCATCCCCAAAAACCCGGCACCAGAGGAGAGCAAGTCGGGTAATTTCCCGAAGGAGGTCACCTTTCAGGACTTCGAATCCCGCCTGCCGTCGGACCACTTTCCGGTGCTGGCGGAGGTCATGGATTAA
- a CDS encoding shikimate kinase gives MQSPDGLPKNIVLIGLMGCGKTTIGRKLQGMLGYPMVDTDQLIEEKAGMTIPEIFARRGEQSFRELESAVLNELSAPNAPRRIIATGGGIIGRKHNRRLLSSLGYVVWLQAPVDVILQRTARNRDRPLLQTDNPREKIEKLLIERSPLYHQIADLELETAGLETEEIACGILESARYHFAAKP, from the coding sequence ATGCAATCCCCTGACGGGCTCCCCAAGAACATCGTGCTGATCGGCTTGATGGGCTGCGGGAAGACCACGATCGGGCGCAAGCTCCAAGGAATGCTCGGTTACCCGATGGTCGATACCGACCAACTGATCGAGGAAAAGGCGGGCATGACCATCCCGGAGATCTTTGCCAGAAGGGGCGAACAGTCCTTCCGGGAACTCGAAAGCGCCGTGCTCAATGAGCTCTCCGCGCCGAATGCCCCGCGCCGCATCATCGCCACCGGCGGAGGAATCATCGGCCGGAAGCACAACCGCCGCCTTCTCTCCAGTCTCGGCTACGTGGTCTGGCTCCAGGCGCCGGTGGATGTGATCCTGCAGCGCACAGCCCGCAATCGTGACCGGCCTCTGCTTCAGACCGACAATCCCAGGGAGAAGATCGAAAAACTGCTGATCGAGCGAAGCCCGCTCTATCACCAGATCGCTGACCTTGAATTGGAGACCGCTGGACTCGAGACCGAGGAAATCGCCTGCGGGATTCTCGAAAGCGCCCGCTACCACTTCGCCGCGAAACCTTGA
- a CDS encoding L-threonylcarbamoyladenylate synthase, which produces MPETRILSAHEDDMKAAIREAAALLEAGEIVAVPTETVYGLAADAFNADAVAKVFAAKERPAFDPLIVHISSFKELADVAEVPEDIAPVVKSLAGAFWPGPLTIVLPKTAKVPDLVTSGLPTVAVRQSGNVIFRNIGKALGRPIAAPSANRFGRISPTSASAVDKELGGRIPLIIDGGACRDGLESTIVTIEDRGEQRPLIRVLRAGPITKEELQKFGKVIIEKKIAERPDVPGQLESHYAPRTPLLMFEKPEDFVPEPGKKYGLLSYRGDPKAGYIDRHDWETVEELSPGSGKLIEAAVRLFFVMRLMDEAGLDAIVAEPVSETGLGVAIMDRLRRAATKD; this is translated from the coding sequence GTGCCTGAGACCCGCATCCTTTCCGCCCACGAAGACGACATGAAAGCCGCCATCCGCGAGGCCGCCGCCTTGCTGGAAGCCGGCGAGATCGTGGCGGTGCCCACCGAGACCGTTTACGGGTTGGCGGCGGACGCCTTCAATGCGGATGCGGTGGCAAAGGTTTTCGCTGCCAAAGAGCGTCCCGCCTTCGATCCGCTGATCGTCCACATCTCCTCTTTCAAGGAACTGGCGGACGTCGCCGAAGTGCCGGAGGACATCGCGCCGGTGGTGAAAAGCCTCGCCGGCGCCTTCTGGCCGGGACCGCTGACCATCGTGCTGCCGAAGACCGCCAAAGTGCCGGATCTGGTGACGAGCGGCCTGCCGACGGTGGCGGTGCGCCAGAGTGGAAACGTGATCTTCCGGAACATCGGCAAGGCCCTCGGCCGCCCGATCGCCGCCCCGAGCGCAAACCGCTTCGGCCGGATTTCCCCGACCTCCGCCAGCGCGGTGGACAAGGAGCTGGGTGGCCGCATCCCGCTGATCATCGATGGCGGTGCCTGCCGCGACGGCTTGGAAAGCACCATCGTCACGATCGAGGACCGCGGCGAACAAAGGCCGCTGATCCGGGTGCTGCGTGCCGGTCCGATCACCAAAGAGGAGCTTCAGAAGTTCGGCAAGGTGATCATCGAAAAGAAGATCGCCGAGCGACCGGACGTGCCGGGACAGCTGGAGAGCCACTACGCGCCACGGACTCCCCTGCTGATGTTCGAGAAGCCGGAAGATTTCGTCCCCGAGCCCGGCAAGAAATACGGCCTGCTGAGCTACCGGGGTGACCCGAAGGCCGGCTACATCGACCGCCATGACTGGGAGACCGTTGAGGAGCTCAGCCCGGGCAGCGGAAAGCTGATCGAAGCGGCGGTGCGTCTGTTCTTCGTGATGCGGCTGATGGACGAGGCCGGGCTCGACGCGATCGTGGCGGAGCCGGTCAGCGAGACCGGCCTGGGGGTGGCCATCATGGATCGCCTGCGGAGAGCCGCGACCAAGGACTGA
- a CDS encoding type IV pilin protein, translating to MPGGFTMTELMVTVLIIVALAAIAFPVGRSVLGKSRSAACLSNLRQIGTGLEGYLQDHNQMMPDWVAGRKTKAEEVPVLETELASYLPNPEVFHCPADHEQFERSGCSYIWNTSQNGRHRSKLEFFGKSGNDQRIPLVIDKEDWHGGDPGVNFLYADLSASSKVQFGVNR from the coding sequence ATGCCGGGCGGGTTCACCATGACGGAGCTCATGGTGACCGTGTTGATCATCGTCGCCTTGGCGGCGATAGCCTTTCCGGTGGGGCGCTCGGTGCTGGGGAAATCGCGGAGCGCGGCCTGCCTTTCGAACCTGCGGCAAATCGGAACCGGACTTGAGGGATACTTGCAGGATCATAACCAGATGATGCCTGATTGGGTGGCGGGGAGAAAAACCAAGGCCGAGGAGGTGCCGGTACTGGAGACGGAGCTGGCCAGCTATCTGCCGAACCCCGAGGTCTTCCATTGCCCGGCGGATCATGAGCAATTCGAGCGCAGCGGCTGCAGCTACATCTGGAACACCAGCCAGAACGGCCGGCATCGCAGCAAGCTCGAGTTCTTCGGGAAAAGCGGCAACGATCAGCGTATCCCGCTGGTGATCGACAAGGAAGATTGGCACGGGGGCGACCCGGGCGTGAATTTCCTCTACGCCGATCTTTCTGCATCCAGCAAAGTGCAATTCGGAGTGAACCGCTAG
- a CDS encoding ABC transporter ATP-binding protein, which produces MLTVTGLVKNFRGKPALQDVSFNVERGEIHGLLGHNGAGKSTTLGIILGMVEPDAGEASIGGISVQRDQASALRQVGAIFESPAFYEYLSGWENLKILAGYSGVFNERAALKTVARVGLMKAIKNKVGTYSHGMRQRLALAQALLPEPQVLLLDEPTDGLDPEGIKWFRDFILNLREERGMTVLFNSHLLAEVEQMCDRVTILREGKLVYEGTLNSLREEAPVYEVSLEPWEGAREFLELNGVQILGPGRIALPPEMDPAIIVAALVGSGIRVSAFAPVRRSLEDLYLEITSSKPSKEEPLPFLPIA; this is translated from the coding sequence ATGCTCACCGTCACCGGACTCGTCAAAAATTTCCGCGGGAAGCCCGCGCTACAGGACGTCTCATTCAATGTGGAGCGCGGCGAGATCCACGGGCTGCTGGGGCATAACGGTGCCGGAAAAAGCACCACCTTGGGAATCATTCTCGGCATGGTGGAACCGGACGCGGGGGAAGCCAGCATCGGGGGAATTTCCGTGCAGCGCGACCAAGCTTCTGCGCTGAGGCAAGTCGGTGCGATTTTCGAAAGCCCCGCCTTTTACGAATATCTGAGCGGCTGGGAGAACCTGAAGATCCTGGCTGGCTACTCCGGTGTCTTCAATGAACGCGCGGCACTGAAAACCGTCGCCCGGGTCGGCCTGATGAAGGCGATCAAGAACAAGGTCGGCACCTACTCGCACGGCATGCGGCAGCGGCTGGCGCTGGCCCAAGCGCTCTTGCCCGAGCCCCAAGTCCTCCTTCTGGACGAACCAACCGACGGCCTCGATCCGGAGGGGATCAAATGGTTCCGCGACTTCATCCTGAACCTGCGTGAAGAGCGCGGGATGACGGTGCTCTTCAATTCCCACCTGCTCGCGGAGGTGGAGCAGATGTGCGACCGGGTGACGATCCTGCGCGAAGGGAAGCTTGTCTATGAAGGCACGCTGAACTCCCTGAGAGAGGAAGCTCCTGTCTATGAGGTGAGCTTGGAGCCATGGGAAGGAGCCAGGGAGTTTTTGGAGCTGAACGGCGTCCAGATCCTTGGCCCGGGACGGATCGCGCTGCCGCCGGAAATGGATCCGGCGATTATCGTCGCGGCCCTCGTCGGCAGCGGCATCCGCGTCTCCGCCTTCGCGCCGGTGCGCCGGTCCTTGGAAGACCTTTACCTCGAAATCACCAGCTCCAAGCCATCCAAGGAAGAACCTCTCCCCTTCCTGCCCATCGCATGA
- a CDS encoding ABC transporter permease, protein MNFLRQLKGELRKLFARRRTYIGYGVFLAMELIILWVFKLERSQRAMRELVERNGLGFDEYYSSLTITHWIMSLSMFLLGSIYFALVAGDIVAKESEDGNLRLVLARPVSRLRILLLKYVAIALYTITFVLFVGVTGYAMAVAALGVDGGLFVWNYEMKVFAFYPTWGEGITRVAMEGLAMGISMVTLSSIAFMFSCFKMKPAAATIMALSVLFVDFVLLRFPFFQPYQEYFVTWRMSCCIYVMENTISWAKLAMSYGFLFGLNATLFLIGYTAFRLRDFKT, encoded by the coding sequence ATGAATTTCCTCCGCCAGCTCAAGGGCGAACTCCGCAAGCTCTTCGCCCGCCGCCGCACCTACATTGGTTACGGGGTGTTCCTGGCGATGGAGCTCATCATCCTGTGGGTCTTCAAACTGGAGCGCAGCCAGCGGGCGATGCGGGAACTGGTGGAGCGGAACGGCCTTGGTTTCGACGAATACTACAGCTCCCTGACAATCACCCACTGGATCATGAGCCTGAGCATGTTCTTGCTGGGCTCGATCTACTTCGCCCTCGTCGCCGGGGATATCGTGGCGAAGGAGTCGGAAGACGGGAATTTGCGGCTGGTCCTGGCCCGCCCGGTTTCGCGCCTGCGGATCCTTCTTCTGAAGTACGTGGCGATCGCGCTCTACACGATCACCTTCGTGCTCTTCGTGGGGGTCACCGGCTATGCCATGGCCGTGGCGGCGCTGGGTGTGGATGGCGGGCTCTTCGTGTGGAATTACGAGATGAAGGTCTTCGCCTTCTATCCGACATGGGGCGAGGGAATCACCCGCGTGGCCATGGAAGGCCTGGCGATGGGAATCAGCATGGTCACCCTGTCCTCGATCGCCTTCATGTTTTCCTGCTTCAAGATGAAGCCGGCGGCGGCGACGATCATGGCGCTGAGCGTCCTGTTCGTGGACTTCGTGCTGCTGCGCTTTCCCTTCTTCCAGCCGTATCAGGAGTACTTCGTGACGTGGCGGATGTCCTGCTGCATCTACGTGATGGAGAACACGATCTCTTGGGCGAAGCTGGCAATGTCCTACGGCTTCCTTTTCGGGCTGAATGCGACGCTGTTCCTGATCGGCTACACGGCCTTCCGGCTGCGGGATTTCAAAACCTGA
- the bioA gene encoding adenosylmethionine--8-amino-7-oxononanoate transaminase — MREDTRRWIEADKAHCWHPFTPQAAWEAGEPLVLVRGEGAWLWDSEGRKYLDGNSSIWTNIHGHNHPALNEALTRQLTEVAHVSYLGFANPRASELAARLSGLFPPGTLERVFFSDDGSTAIECAMKMAIQYRQLTGEPERTGFIAFDQAYHGDTLGAASLGGVSRFHDRFRKHGATVTFVSGMEALRELPWEAVKGCAAVVIEPLMQGVNEMRPWPAGMLRELREWCDAHDVHLMLDEVMTGFGRTGKMFACLHEEVTPDYLCVAKGITGGYLPMAATLTTGHVYEAFLGEDDRAFYYGHSYTANPLGCALALASLDIFEAEKTLENLQPKIARMAELLAGLKAESRFVHEIRQCGFVAGIELRQADGTRFPVQLQTGSKVCLAAREHGLLTRPVRDTIVLMPPLSISTAELVHAVDAISAAINAVSTGQAE; from the coding sequence ATGCGCGAGGACACCCGACGCTGGATCGAGGCCGACAAGGCACACTGCTGGCACCCCTTCACGCCCCAAGCGGCGTGGGAGGCGGGCGAGCCGCTGGTGCTGGTGCGCGGCGAGGGGGCGTGGTTGTGGGACTCGGAGGGGCGGAAATATCTCGATGGGAACTCCTCCATCTGGACGAACATCCATGGCCACAACCATCCGGCCCTGAACGAGGCCCTGACCCGGCAGCTGACAGAGGTGGCACACGTCTCCTACCTCGGCTTCGCAAATCCCCGGGCGAGCGAACTGGCGGCGCGGCTGAGCGGGCTCTTCCCGCCCGGGACCTTGGAGCGGGTTTTCTTCTCCGACGACGGATCCACCGCGATCGAGTGCGCGATGAAGATGGCGATCCAGTACCGCCAGCTCACGGGCGAGCCCGAGCGCACCGGCTTCATCGCCTTCGACCAAGCCTACCATGGCGACACATTGGGTGCGGCATCGCTTGGCGGTGTTTCCCGCTTTCACGACCGCTTCCGGAAACACGGGGCGACCGTGACCTTTGTCAGCGGCATGGAGGCGCTGCGGGAGCTGCCATGGGAGGCGGTGAAAGGATGCGCGGCCGTGGTGATCGAGCCGCTGATGCAAGGCGTGAACGAGATGCGTCCGTGGCCTGCCGGCATGCTCCGCGAGCTGCGCGAGTGGTGCGACGCCCACGACGTGCACCTGATGCTGGACGAGGTGATGACGGGCTTCGGCCGCACGGGGAAAATGTTCGCCTGCCTGCACGAGGAGGTGACACCGGATTACCTCTGCGTGGCGAAGGGGATCACCGGCGGCTACCTGCCGATGGCGGCAACGCTGACCACAGGCCATGTTTACGAGGCTTTCCTCGGGGAGGATGACCGGGCTTTCTACTACGGTCATAGTTACACGGCAAACCCCCTGGGCTGCGCTCTCGCACTGGCGAGCCTCGATATCTTCGAAGCAGAGAAGACGCTGGAGAATCTCCAGCCGAAGATCGCGCGGATGGCGGAGCTGCTGGCAGGACTGAAGGCGGAGTCGCGCTTCGTTCACGAGATCCGCCAATGCGGCTTCGTCGCAGGCATCGAGCTTCGGCAAGCGGATGGCACGCGCTTTCCGGTACAACTTCAAACCGGCAGCAAGGTGTGCCTTGCGGCACGCGAACACGGACTGCTGACCCGGCCGGTCCGCGATACGATCGTGCTGATGCCACCGCTGAGCATCAGCACCGCGGAACTGGTTCACGCGGTGGATGCGATCTCCGCTGCAATCAATGCCGTCTCAACGGGTCAAGCCGAGTAG
- a CDS encoding HAD family hydrolase — translation MPLAAVLFDFDGVVIDSHEAHGRSWFALAAELGQELSQETFHSTFGQRNESILPFLGWAQEGDKERIQLLGDRKESLYRDILKAEGIEPLPGVVALLEDLKANGIPCAIGTSTPRPNVECVLELTGLAAYFNDIAASEDVSRGKPDPEVFLKAAAKLGADPASCVVIEDAQVGIRAARAGGMKSIAVTTTHPAEALAPENPDRIVSSLEEINVSYLRDLW, via the coding sequence ATGCCTCTTGCAGCGGTCCTCTTTGATTTCGATGGCGTGGTGATCGACTCCCACGAAGCGCACGGACGTTCCTGGTTCGCGCTTGCTGCGGAGCTGGGGCAGGAGCTTAGCCAGGAAACATTCCATTCCACCTTCGGCCAGCGGAACGAAAGCATCCTGCCTTTCCTGGGCTGGGCTCAGGAAGGAGACAAGGAACGCATCCAACTTTTGGGGGATCGCAAGGAGAGCTTGTATCGGGATATTCTGAAGGCGGAAGGCATCGAGCCGCTTCCCGGTGTGGTTGCTCTTCTGGAAGACCTGAAAGCGAATGGTATCCCTTGCGCGATTGGCACCTCGACCCCACGTCCGAATGTCGAGTGCGTGCTCGAGCTCACCGGTCTTGCCGCTTACTTCAATGACATCGCCGCCTCCGAAGACGTCAGTCGTGGCAAGCCGGACCCCGAGGTATTCCTGAAGGCCGCGGCAAAGCTCGGCGCGGATCCCGCTTCCTGCGTCGTGATCGAGGACGCCCAGGTCGGCATCCGTGCGGCGCGTGCCGGCGGCATGAAATCCATCGCCGTCACCACCACTCATCCTGCCGAGGCCCTCGCTCCGGAAAATCCGGACCGTATCGTTAGCTCCCTGGAGGAGATCAACGTTTCCTATCTACGGGATCTCTGGTAG
- a CDS encoding DUF1003 domain-containing protein: MKKCAITGQEVPDNAAVPMRVLRPLLHGYIRHRYPELPEDAWISRTALDDLRSGYIETALESEIGEITELEREVIDSLRGRELLTERPQSEDEEDEASTFGERLSDKIADFGGSWAFILIFTGFLVLWISANALQLFGGKAVDPYPFILLNLLLSCVAALQAPIIMMSQNRQETHDRKRAVQDYQINLKAELEIRHLHEKIDHLLLTHSERLMEIQQYQTELLQRILKEEPGQSGAKA; this comes from the coding sequence ATGAAAAAATGTGCCATCACCGGCCAGGAAGTGCCGGACAATGCCGCCGTGCCGATGCGGGTGCTGCGGCCGCTCCTGCACGGCTACATCCGCCACCGCTACCCCGAACTGCCGGAGGACGCCTGGATCTCCCGCACCGCCCTAGATGACTTGAGGTCGGGGTACATCGAGACGGCACTGGAAAGCGAGATCGGGGAAATCACCGAACTCGAGCGCGAGGTGATCGATAGCCTGCGCGGCCGGGAGCTGCTCACCGAGCGCCCCCAGAGCGAGGACGAGGAAGACGAAGCCTCCACCTTCGGGGAGCGGCTTTCGGACAAGATCGCCGACTTCGGCGGGAGCTGGGCCTTCATCCTCATCTTCACCGGCTTCCTCGTGCTGTGGATCAGCGCGAATGCCCTGCAGCTCTTCGGTGGCAAGGCCGTCGATCCCTATCCCTTCATCCTGCTTAATCTCCTGCTCTCCTGCGTCGCGGCCCTGCAGGCTCCCATCATCATGATGAGCCAGAACCGCCAGGAGACTCATGACCGGAAGCGCGCGGTGCAGGACTACCAGATCAACTTGAAGGCGGAGCTCGAGATCCGGCACCTGCATGAGAAAATCGATCATCTCCTGCTCACGCACTCGGAGCGGCTGATGGAGATCCAGCAGTACCAGACCGAGCTTTTGCAGCGGATCTTGAAGGAAGAGCCGGGCCAATCGGGGGCGAAAGCGTGA